In Streptomyces ambofaciens ATCC 23877, a single genomic region encodes these proteins:
- a CDS encoding DMT family transporter produces the protein MSNAFTGLPVGRGLLYLIVAGVAWGTAGAAASLVYRASDMGPVALSFWRCAVGLALLLAVRPLTSRRPRGAVRAPFARTARRALVTGLGLAVFQTAYFAAVRSTGLAVATVVTLGAGPVLIALGARLALGERLGWGGTTAVLGALAGLAVLVLGGGTASVRLSGVLLALLSAAGYSLMTLLTRWWGRDGGADAGSTSVGAFAVTSLCLLPFALVEGVVPHTAEPARLLWLLVYVAAVPTALAYGLYFAGAAVVRSATVSVIMLLEPVSAAGLAVLVLGEHLTAATLAGTLLMLGSVAGLAVAEAREAREAREAGTRPAPV, from the coding sequence GTGTCGAATGCCTTCACCGGCCTGCCCGTCGGGCGTGGCCTCCTGTATCTGATCGTCGCCGGTGTCGCCTGGGGCACCGCCGGGGCCGCCGCCTCGCTGGTCTACCGGGCCAGCGACATGGGGCCCGTCGCCCTGTCGTTCTGGCGCTGCGCCGTCGGGCTCGCGCTGCTGCTCGCCGTCCGTCCGCTGACCTCACGCCGGCCCCGTGGCGCGGTCCGCGCACCGTTCGCCCGCACGGCGCGGCGAGCCCTGGTCACCGGTCTCGGCCTCGCGGTCTTCCAGACCGCCTACTTCGCCGCGGTGCGGTCCACCGGCCTGGCCGTGGCCACCGTCGTGACCCTCGGGGCCGGCCCGGTGCTGATCGCGCTCGGCGCGCGCCTCGCCCTGGGGGAGCGTCTGGGGTGGGGCGGAACCACCGCCGTGCTCGGGGCGCTCGCCGGACTCGCGGTGCTCGTACTCGGCGGGGGCACCGCGAGTGTCCGCCTGTCCGGTGTGCTCCTCGCCCTGCTGTCCGCGGCCGGGTACTCGCTGATGACCCTGCTCACCCGCTGGTGGGGACGCGACGGCGGGGCGGACGCCGGGAGCACGTCCGTCGGGGCGTTCGCCGTCACCAGTCTCTGCCTGCTGCCGTTCGCCCTGGTCGAGGGGGTGGTGCCGCACACCGCCGAGCCGGCCCGGCTCCTGTGGCTGCTGGTGTACGTCGCCGCCGTCCCGACCGCTCTCGCCTACGGGCTCTACTTCGCCGGAGCGGCCGTCGTCCGGTCCGCCACCGTCTCCGTGATCATGCTCCTCGAGCCGGTCAGCGCGGCAGGGCTCGCCGTCCTCGTGCTGGGTGAGCATCTCACCGCGGCGACGCTGGCCGGCACGCTGCTGATGCTCGGCTCGGTCGCCGGGCTCGCGGTGGCGGAGGCGAGGGAGGCCAGGGAGGCCCGGGAGGCAGGGACGCGACCGGCGCCGGTGTGA
- a CDS encoding CPBP family intramembrane glutamic endopeptidase — protein MAEAGPVDDSFPQKPVRGEPVAEERPSRRILRDETLLVLALSLGASGVSALISFVGSLTRPGGLKDQAATLNASAAPGRPWLDLAWQLFGITTALVPVALVAHFLLREGRSLRTLGFDRTRPWPDLARGAPVAAVIGSTGIAFYLAARGLGFNLTVVPEALPDVWWKYPVLILSAVQNSVLEEVIVVGYLLRRLDQLGWSPGASLAASSVLRGSYHLYQGIGGFIGNMVMGVVFVYLYRRWGRVGPLVVAHSLLDIGAFVGYALLAGKVDWLPTA, from the coding sequence ATGGCGGAGGCGGGCCCGGTGGACGATTCGTTCCCTCAGAAACCAGTGCGCGGGGAGCCGGTCGCCGAGGAGCGTCCCTCGCGACGCATCCTCCGCGACGAGACCCTGCTCGTCCTGGCGCTGTCGCTCGGCGCCAGCGGGGTGTCCGCCCTCATCAGCTTCGTCGGCTCGCTCACCCGCCCCGGCGGGCTCAAGGACCAGGCGGCTACGCTCAACGCCTCCGCCGCGCCCGGCCGTCCCTGGCTGGATCTGGCCTGGCAGCTCTTCGGGATCACCACGGCGCTCGTCCCGGTCGCCCTCGTCGCGCACTTCCTGCTGCGTGAGGGACGGAGCCTGCGCACGCTCGGCTTCGACCGCACCCGGCCGTGGCCCGACCTGGCCCGCGGGGCCCCCGTCGCGGCGGTGATCGGCAGCACCGGCATCGCCTTCTACCTGGCCGCCCGGGGGCTCGGCTTCAACCTCACCGTGGTGCCCGAGGCGCTGCCGGACGTGTGGTGGAAGTACCCCGTGCTGATCCTCTCGGCGGTCCAGAACTCCGTACTGGAGGAGGTCATCGTCGTCGGGTACCTGCTGCGCCGGCTCGACCAGCTCGGCTGGAGCCCGGGCGCGTCCCTGGCGGCCAGTTCGGTGCTGCGCGGCTCGTACCACCTCTACCAGGGCATCGGCGGCTTCATCGGCAACATGGTGATGGGCGTCGTGTTCGTGTACCTGTACCGCCGGTGGGGGCGGGTGGGCCCGCTGGTGGTGGCGCACTCCCTGCTCGACATCGGTGCCTTCGTGGGTTACGCGCTGCTGGCCGGGAAGGTGGACTGGCTGCCCACGGCGTGA
- a CDS encoding PhzF family phenazine biosynthesis protein — translation MRIRIVDAFTDRPFAGNPAGVMLLDAFPDDERLQQVALEVNHAETAFAHPLPEGGEADWALRWFTPVTEVSLCGHATLAAAHVLHTTGAHEGPVRFATRGGVLVATPREDGSITLDFPTAPLTPVEPPTGVAEALGAEPHTVLDTGPDIGDLLVEVADEKTVHGLAPDHKALAAHSERGIIATARADDPARGYDYVSRCFFPNVGIDEDPVTGSAHTALAPFWSERLGRTDLTGLQASPRSGRVRTELRGARTLLSGRAVTVIEGELLV, via the coding sequence ATGCGTATCCGAATCGTCGACGCCTTCACCGACCGGCCCTTCGCCGGCAACCCCGCCGGAGTCATGCTCCTCGACGCCTTCCCGGACGACGAGCGGCTCCAGCAGGTGGCCCTGGAGGTCAATCACGCCGAGACCGCGTTCGCGCACCCCCTGCCAGAGGGCGGGGAGGCCGACTGGGCGCTGCGGTGGTTCACCCCGGTCACCGAGGTCTCCCTGTGCGGTCACGCGACACTGGCCGCGGCCCACGTGCTGCACACCACGGGCGCCCACGAGGGGCCGGTGCGGTTCGCCACCCGCGGCGGCGTCCTCGTCGCGACGCCCCGCGAGGACGGATCGATCACCCTGGACTTCCCGACCGCGCCGCTCACCCCGGTCGAGCCGCCCACGGGCGTCGCCGAGGCCCTGGGCGCCGAGCCGCACACGGTCCTGGACACCGGGCCGGACATCGGCGACCTGCTGGTCGAGGTCGCCGACGAGAAGACCGTGCACGGCCTGGCCCCGGACCACAAGGCGCTGGCCGCCCACTCCGAACGCGGCATCATCGCCACCGCGCGGGCGGACGACCCGGCACGCGGCTACGACTACGTCTCCCGCTGCTTCTTCCCGAACGTCGGCATCGACGAGGACCCGGTCACCGGCAGCGCGCACACGGCCCTCGCGCCCTTCTGGTCCGAGCGCCTCGGCCGCACCGACCTCACCGGGCTCCAGGCCTCGCCCCGCTCCGGTCGCGTCCGCACGGAACTGCGCGGCGCACGCACGCTGCTGAGCGGACGCGCGGTGACGGTGATCGAGGGCGAACTGCTGGTCTAG
- a CDS encoding TOBE domain-containing protein, with amino-acid sequence MQSYTIGQAARLLGVSPDTARRWADAGRITTHRDEAGRRLVDGRDLAAFSVDLARSDGTGDETPYTSVRNAFPGIVTAIKLGDVAAQVEIQAGPHRLVSLLTREAVEELGLEVGMEATARVKSTNVHVDRA; translated from the coding sequence ATGCAGTCCTACACGATCGGCCAGGCGGCGCGGCTGCTCGGCGTCAGCCCCGACACCGCCCGACGCTGGGCCGACGCGGGCCGGATCACCACCCACCGCGACGAAGCCGGCCGGCGCCTCGTCGACGGACGGGACCTGGCCGCGTTCTCGGTGGACCTCGCCCGCTCGGACGGCACCGGCGACGAGACCCCGTACACCTCGGTCCGCAACGCCTTTCCCGGCATCGTCACCGCGATCAAGCTCGGGGACGTGGCCGCCCAGGTCGAGATCCAGGCGGGCCCGCACCGGCTCGTCTCCCTGCTGACCCGGGAGGCGGTGGAGGAACTCGGTCTGGAGGTGGGCATGGAGGCCACGGCCCGCGTGAAGTCGACGAACGTCCATGTCGACAGGGCCTGA
- a CDS encoding Clp protease N-terminal domain-containing protein, translated as MHSRIPRQSAGEQGGRGPEGADVDARFSAELASVVSGARRRVVRDGDRHIDTAHLLHSLLEYDPQARAVLGEGPQIARLLGYLVQRSIGYGLRWQGSVEDSGAVPQVTGAAGFSPLASAVMEDACARAARRGADRAVGVDLLAALVADPRTRAVEVLGRAAVEPDAVLARAESHFEPTP; from the coding sequence GTGCACTCCCGTATCCCCCGGCAGTCGGCCGGCGAGCAAGGCGGCCGAGGCCCGGAAGGCGCCGACGTCGATGCCCGGTTCAGCGCGGAACTGGCATCGGTGGTCTCCGGTGCCCGCCGCAGAGTGGTGCGGGACGGCGACCGGCACATCGACACGGCGCATCTGCTGCACTCCCTCCTGGAGTACGACCCCCAGGCGCGCGCCGTCCTCGGCGAAGGGCCGCAGATCGCCCGGCTGCTCGGCTATCTCGTGCAGCGCAGCATCGGCTACGGCCTGCGCTGGCAGGGCAGCGTGGAGGACTCCGGGGCCGTGCCCCAGGTGACCGGCGCCGCCGGGTTCTCGCCGCTGGCCTCCGCGGTCATGGAGGACGCCTGCGCCCGCGCCGCCCGCCGGGGAGCGGACCGGGCCGTCGGCGTCGACCTGCTCGCCGCCCTCGTGGCGGACCCGCGGACCCGGGCCGTTGAGGTGCTGGGCCGCGCCGCCGTCGAGCCGGATGCGGTGCTCGCCCGTGCGGAGAGCCACTTCGAGCCGACGCCCTGA
- a CDS encoding EamA family transporter, translating into MPVHTSDSAHGSRGGGAGLGLALASAVAFGGSGVAAKPLIEAGLDPLHVVWLRVAGAALVMLPLAVRHRALLRRRPGLLAGFGLLAVAGVQACYFAAISRIPVGVALLVEYLAPALVLGWVRFVQRRPVTRAAALGVVLAVGGLACVVEVWAGLGFDALGLLLALGAACCQVGYFVLSDQGSDAGEEAPDPLGVIAYGLLVGAAVLTVVARPWTMDWSLLTDTAPMNGTPVAAALLLAWIVFIATVLAYVTGIVAVRRLSPQVAGVVACLEAVVATVLAWVLLGEHLSAPQIVGGVVVLVGAFIAQSPAPTKGSSEPLAGGGAERELSGRGTAA; encoded by the coding sequence GTGCCGGTGCATACGTCTGACAGCGCTCACGGCAGTCGCGGAGGGGGCGCCGGGCTCGGCCTGGCGCTTGCCTCCGCGGTCGCCTTCGGAGGGTCCGGGGTCGCGGCCAAGCCGCTGATCGAGGCGGGACTCGACCCGCTCCACGTGGTCTGGCTGCGGGTGGCGGGCGCGGCCCTGGTGATGCTGCCGCTCGCCGTGCGCCACCGCGCGCTGCTGCGCCGCCGTCCCGGGCTGCTCGCCGGTTTCGGGCTGCTCGCCGTGGCCGGTGTCCAGGCCTGCTACTTCGCCGCCATCTCCCGTATCCCCGTGGGCGTCGCGCTGCTCGTCGAGTACCTGGCGCCCGCCCTGGTGCTCGGCTGGGTGCGGTTCGTGCAGCGGCGGCCGGTGACGCGGGCCGCGGCCCTGGGCGTGGTCCTGGCGGTCGGCGGCCTCGCCTGCGTGGTGGAGGTCTGGGCAGGGCTGGGCTTCGACGCCCTCGGACTGCTCCTCGCGCTCGGTGCCGCCTGCTGCCAGGTCGGTTACTTCGTCCTGTCCGACCAGGGCAGCGACGCCGGCGAAGAGGCGCCCGACCCGCTCGGTGTCATCGCCTACGGCCTGCTCGTCGGGGCCGCGGTGCTCACCGTGGTCGCCCGTCCCTGGACCATGGACTGGTCCCTGCTCACGGACACCGCGCCCATGAACGGAACCCCCGTCGCCGCCGCCCTGCTGCTGGCCTGGATCGTGTTCATCGCCACGGTCCTCGCCTACGTCACCGGCATCGTCGCCGTCCGCCGCCTCTCGCCCCAGGTCGCCGGCGTGGTGGCGTGCCTCGAAGCGGTCGTCGCGACCGTCCTGGCCTGGGTCCTGCTCGGCGAGCACCTCTCCGCCCCGCAGATCGTCGGGGGCGTCGTGGTCCTGGTGGGCGCCTTCATCGCCCAGTCCCCGGCGCCGACCAAGGGCTCCTCCGAGCCGCTGGCGGGCGGCGGGGCGGAAAGGGAGTTGTCCGGCCGGGGAACCGCGGCCTAG
- a CDS encoding aminotransferase class I/II-fold pyridoxal phosphate-dependent enzyme yields MLGEYRFTGRGAAEISASIERAVGAGELEPGQPLPPMRELAEQLGVNPNTVAAAYRTLRERGVIETAGRRGSRVRATPATTGREFIRVEVPEGARDVSDGNPDPALLPALGPAFAAAAEQGDREPVLYGHAAVEPELLRVARAELDADGVPDGPVAVTSGSLDAMERVLATHLRAGDAVAVEDPGWGSLLDLVPALGLRTVAVGVDDEGPLPDDVRRVLAAGARALVVTDRAQNPTGAAVSAARARALRAVLGEYPGTLLIEDDHGHRIVDLPLHPLAGTTRHWAFVRSAAKAYGPDLRLAVLTGDAVTLDRVRGRQRLGPGWVSRITQRAVARLWVDGSVDPQAVAVAYGRRRDALLGALAERGITAHGRSGMNVWVPVPDETGAVARLLHAGWAVAPGARFRLTAPPGVRITVSTLTEGDIGPLADAVAEAVGARTGRLRSHV; encoded by the coding sequence GTGCTAGGAGAATATAGGTTCACGGGGCGGGGCGCAGCAGAGATTTCGGCGAGCATCGAGCGCGCGGTGGGCGCGGGCGAGCTCGAACCGGGGCAACCGCTGCCGCCGATGCGGGAGTTGGCGGAGCAGCTGGGGGTGAACCCGAACACGGTCGCCGCGGCCTACCGCACCCTGCGCGAGCGCGGGGTCATCGAGACGGCCGGGCGGCGGGGCAGCCGGGTGCGTGCCACTCCTGCCACCACCGGGCGCGAGTTCATCCGGGTGGAGGTGCCGGAGGGGGCGCGCGACGTGTCCGACGGCAACCCGGACCCGGCCCTGCTGCCCGCCCTGGGCCCGGCGTTCGCCGCCGCGGCCGAGCAGGGCGACCGGGAGCCGGTGCTGTACGGGCACGCGGCCGTGGAGCCGGAGCTGCTGCGCGTCGCCCGGGCCGAACTGGACGCGGACGGGGTGCCGGACGGGCCCGTGGCCGTCACGTCCGGCTCGCTGGACGCCATGGAACGGGTGCTCGCGACCCACCTCAGGGCAGGGGACGCCGTCGCCGTCGAGGATCCCGGCTGGGGCAGCCTCCTCGACCTGGTCCCCGCGCTCGGCCTGCGCACGGTGGCCGTCGGGGTCGACGACGAGGGGCCGCTGCCCGACGACGTACGCCGGGTCCTCGCGGCCGGTGCCCGGGCCCTGGTCGTCACGGACCGGGCGCAGAATCCGACGGGCGCCGCGGTGAGCGCCGCACGCGCGCGTGCGCTGCGGGCCGTGCTGGGCGAGTACCCCGGGACGCTGCTGATCGAGGACGATCACGGCCACCGCATCGTCGACCTGCCCCTGCATCCCCTCGCCGGTACGACGCGCCACTGGGCCTTCGTCCGCTCCGCCGCCAAGGCCTACGGCCCCGACCTGCGGCTCGCCGTGCTCACCGGGGACGCCGTCACGCTCGACCGGGTGCGCGGGCGGCAGCGGCTGGGCCCCGGCTGGGTCAGCCGCATCACCCAGCGGGCCGTGGCCCGGCTGTGGGTGGACGGCTCGGTGGACCCGCAGGCGGTGGCGGTGGCCTACGGGCGACGCCGGGACGCGCTGCTCGGCGCTCTCGCGGAACGCGGGATCACCGCGCACGGGCGCAGCGGCATGAACGTGTGGGTCCCGGTGCCGGACGAGACCGGCGCCGTCGCCCGGCTGTTGCACGCCGGCTGGGCGGTGGCACCGGGCGCGCGCTTCCGGCTGACCGCCCCGCCGGGCGTCCGGATCACCGTCTCGACGCTGACCGAGGGCGACATCGGGCCGCTGGCGGACGCGGTCGCGGAGGCGGTGGGGGCGAGGACGGGGCGGCTCAGGAGCCACGTGTGA
- a CDS encoding pyridoxamine 5'-phosphate oxidase family protein — MQGTTRTPSQPTNAYQPTDRTVPTRSPDRASYDKELVHSILDEGYVCHLGFVRDGAPVVLPTLYARVGDRLYVHGSTGSRPLRMTGAADPGLPVCLTVTHVDALVLARSAFHHSINYRSVVVHGSAYDVTDPQEKRTALDALVDHVVPGRSGDSRPADKKELAATAVIRLDLDEVSAKLRTGGVNDEPEDLALPHWAGLLPLRKGYEAPIADPGLAPGTGLPGYLSAL; from the coding sequence ATGCAGGGGACCACACGGACGCCGTCGCAGCCCACCAACGCCTACCAGCCCACCGACCGCACCGTCCCCACCCGCTCCCCCGACCGGGCCTCCTACGACAAGGAACTGGTGCACTCGATACTCGACGAGGGTTACGTCTGCCATCTCGGCTTCGTCCGCGACGGCGCCCCGGTGGTCCTCCCGACGCTCTACGCGCGGGTGGGCGACCGCCTCTACGTCCACGGCTCGACGGGCTCCCGCCCACTGCGGATGACGGGCGCCGCCGACCCGGGCCTGCCCGTGTGCCTGACGGTGACGCACGTGGACGCGCTGGTGCTGGCCCGCTCGGCCTTCCACCACTCGATCAACTACCGGTCGGTGGTCGTGCACGGCAGCGCGTACGACGTGACAGACCCGCAGGAGAAGCGCACGGCCCTGGACGCGCTGGTCGACCACGTCGTCCCCGGCCGCTCCGGCGACTCCCGGCCGGCCGACAAGAAGGAGCTGGCCGCCACCGCCGTGATCCGCCTGGACCTGGACGAGGTCTCCGCCAAGCTGCGCACCGGCGGTGTGAACGACGAGCCCGAGGACCTCGCCCTCCCCCACTGGGCCGGTCTCCTCCCGCTCCGCAAGGGCTACGAGGCCCCGATCGCCGACCCGGGCCTGGCCCCCGGCACCGGTCTGCCCGGCTACCTGTCGGCCCTGTGA
- a CDS encoding DMT family transporter: MSTPVTHSPAVRRAVDWRLRFGLLSLVWGFSFLFIKVGTEAFAPFQVTLGRLVFGTAVVVVAMAVKRERLPRGAWTWAHLAVAGFLLNALPFSLFAFSELTIPSSLAGICNATSPLWGMALSLVALSEDRPTRRRVAGLGIGFLGVLTVLGVWQGFHGLDVTGTALALLASLSYPIGWIYVRRTLAGSSHSHLSLTGAQLSLATLQLAFVTPLFTSMPSSFPLLPLLSVAALGVLGTGLAFLIQYDLVAEVGPTTAQMVTYFTPVIATAAGVVLLGESLSWSTPLGAVIVLAGAALTQSRPRATAEGTARRTLRRPEREKAPT, translated from the coding sequence ATGAGTACCCCGGTCACGCACTCCCCCGCAGTCCGCCGCGCCGTCGACTGGCGGCTGCGCTTCGGCCTGCTCTCCCTCGTCTGGGGCTTCAGCTTCCTCTTCATCAAGGTGGGGACCGAGGCCTTCGCCCCGTTCCAGGTCACGCTGGGGCGGCTGGTGTTCGGGACGGCGGTGGTCGTCGTGGCGATGGCCGTGAAGCGGGAGCGGCTGCCGCGCGGGGCGTGGACCTGGGCGCATCTGGCGGTCGCCGGGTTCCTGCTCAACGCGCTGCCGTTCTCCCTGTTCGCCTTCTCGGAACTGACGATCCCGTCCTCGCTCGCCGGCATCTGCAACGCGACCTCGCCGCTGTGGGGCATGGCCCTGTCGCTGGTCGCCCTCTCCGAGGACCGCCCCACCCGGCGGCGGGTGGCCGGCCTGGGCATCGGCTTCCTCGGTGTCCTGACGGTGCTGGGTGTCTGGCAGGGCTTCCACGGCCTGGACGTCACGGGCACGGCCCTGGCGCTGCTGGCCTCGCTCAGCTATCCGATCGGCTGGATCTACGTCCGCCGCACGCTGGCCGGCTCCAGCCACTCCCACCTCTCCCTGACCGGCGCGCAGTTGTCCCTGGCCACACTGCAACTGGCCTTCGTGACCCCGCTGTTCACCTCGATGCCGAGCAGCTTCCCGCTGCTTCCGCTGCTGTCGGTCGCGGCGCTGGGCGTCCTCGGGACGGGGCTCGCCTTCCTGATCCAGTACGACCTGGTCGCCGAGGTCGGCCCGACGACGGCCCAGATGGTCACGTACTTCACCCCGGTCATCGCCACCGCCGCGGGCGTCGTCCTGCTCGGGGAGTCCCTGTCCTGGTCGACGCCGCTGGGGGCGGTGATCGTCCTCGCGGGCGCGGCCCTCACCCAGTCGCGGCCCAGGGCCACCGCGGAGGGCACGGCGCGGCGGACCCTCCGCAGGCCGGAACGCGAGAAGGCCCCGACGTAG
- a CDS encoding glutamate--cysteine ligase — MGEKVVAGQFDLSDRQRYREKLQRCLTGLERLLAEKRFDRPKNLMGLEIELNLVGADGMPKMLNAQVLERIASRDFQTELAMFNLEVNIAPHRLGGRVFDRLAEEIRTSLSYADRKAGEVDAAIAMIGILPTLDRDDLVSSNLSAVDRYALLNEQIVAARGEDFTLDIEGVERLTCTSKSIAPEAACTSVQLHLQVTPDRFADVWNAAQAVTAAQIAVGANAPFLFGRELWRESRPPLFQQSTDTRPPELQAQGVRPRTWFGERWVTSAYDLFEENRRYYPALLPICDDEDPLEVLDAGGVPSLSEMVLHNGTVYRWNRPVYDIADGVPHLRVENRVLPAGPTVTDVIANAAFYYGVVRALAEEPRPIWTRLPFEAAAANFEAACRHGIDARFEWPRRGRLGGTAEVDAAVLVREELLPLAEAGLDAWGVEPADRDLYLGVIEERCRRRVNGASWQAATFHRGLEAGLSRDAALAATTRRYCELMREGDPVHLWPVGLPEPARLG; from the coding sequence ATGGGGGAGAAGGTCGTGGCAGGTCAGTTCGACCTGTCCGATCGCCAGCGCTACCGCGAGAAGCTCCAGCGGTGCCTGACGGGACTGGAGCGGCTCCTGGCGGAGAAGCGGTTCGACCGTCCCAAGAACCTGATGGGGCTGGAGATCGAATTGAATCTCGTCGGCGCCGACGGCATGCCGAAAATGTTGAATGCGCAAGTCCTCGAACGTATCGCGAGCCGTGACTTCCAGACGGAACTCGCCATGTTCAACCTGGAAGTCAACATCGCGCCGCACCGGCTGGGCGGCCGGGTGTTCGACCGCCTCGCGGAGGAGATCCGCACCTCGCTGTCCTATGCGGACCGCAAGGCCGGCGAGGTCGACGCGGCGATCGCGATGATCGGCATCCTGCCGACGCTGGACCGGGACGACCTGGTCTCCTCGAACCTCTCCGCCGTCGACCGCTACGCCCTGCTCAACGAGCAGATCGTCGCCGCCCGCGGCGAGGACTTCACCCTCGACATCGAGGGCGTGGAACGCCTGACGTGCACGTCCAAGTCCATCGCACCGGAGGCCGCGTGCACCTCGGTGCAGCTGCACCTGCAGGTCACCCCGGACCGCTTCGCGGACGTGTGGAACGCGGCCCAGGCGGTCACCGCCGCGCAGATCGCCGTCGGCGCCAACGCGCCCTTCCTGTTCGGGCGCGAGCTGTGGCGTGAGTCGCGGCCGCCGCTGTTCCAGCAGTCCACCGACACCCGCCCGCCCGAGCTCCAGGCCCAGGGCGTCCGGCCCCGCACCTGGTTCGGGGAGCGGTGGGTGACCTCCGCCTACGACCTGTTCGAGGAGAACCGGCGCTACTACCCGGCCCTGCTGCCGATCTGTGACGACGAGGACCCGCTGGAGGTCCTGGACGCGGGTGGCGTGCCCTCGCTCTCCGAGATGGTCCTGCACAACGGCACCGTCTACCGCTGGAACCGCCCCGTCTACGACATCGCCGACGGCGTCCCCCACCTGCGCGTGGAGAACCGGGTCCTGCCCGCCGGCCCCACCGTCACCGACGTCATCGCCAACGCGGCCTTCTACTACGGTGTCGTGCGCGCGCTCGCCGAGGAGCCCCGGCCGATCTGGACCCGGCTCCCCTTCGAGGCCGCCGCCGCCAACTTCGAGGCCGCGTGCCGCCACGGCATCGACGCCCGCTTCGAGTGGCCCCGGCGGGGGAGGCTGGGCGGCACCGCGGAGGTCGACGCCGCGGTCCTCGTACGGGAGGAGCTGCTGCCGCTCGCCGAGGCCGGGCTGGACGCGTGGGGCGTGGAGCCCGCCGACCGGGACCTGTACCTCGGCGTGATCGAGGAGCGGTGCCGGCGCCGGGTCAACGGTGCGTCGTGGCAGGCGGCCACCTTCCACCGGGGGCTGGAGGCGGGGCTGTCCAGGGACGCCGCGCTGGCCGCCACGACCCGCCGCTACTGCGAGCTCATGCGCGAGGGCGACCCCGTCCACCTCTGGCCGGTGGGACTGCCGGAGCCGGCGCGGCTGGGCTGA
- a CDS encoding DUF5999 family protein, giving the protein MCQHQPPCPSADSADRESARLAAHHPEQGWSLLCNGVVLFEDTGELLPDGQVIAPHRPVGAGLMTAA; this is encoded by the coding sequence ATGTGTCAGCACCAGCCACCGTGCCCCTCAGCCGACTCCGCCGACCGGGAATCCGCGCGCCTCGCGGCGCATCACCCGGAGCAGGGTTGGAGCCTGCTGTGCAACGGCGTCGTCCTGTTCGAGGACACCGGTGAGCTCCTGCCGGACGGCCAGGTCATCGCTCCGCACCGCCCTGTCGGCGCGGGCCTGATGACCGCCGCCTGA
- a CDS encoding PadR family transcriptional regulator, translating to MRSHGYERGHGGHGRGEGGPGGPFGHGGFDGRRAAFGPFGPGGPGGGPGGPFGPGFGHGGPWGGRGRGGPGGRARRGDVRASILALLKDRPMHGYEMIQEIAERSGGAWKPSPGSVYPTLQLLEDEGLIASESEGGKKLFALTEAGRTAAEEGPDAPWEEASRGVDWEALNDIRQAGFGLMEAFGQVWKTGSKEQREKALAVIGDARKKLYLILADED from the coding sequence ATGCGTTCCCACGGATACGAGCGTGGACACGGTGGACACGGCCGAGGAGAGGGCGGCCCCGGCGGCCCCTTCGGGCACGGTGGCTTCGACGGCCGGCGCGCGGCCTTCGGCCCCTTCGGGCCGGGCGGTCCCGGTGGCGGCCCCGGCGGTCCCTTCGGACCCGGCTTCGGACACGGCGGCCCCTGGGGCGGTCGTGGTCGTGGTGGACCCGGGGGGAGGGCACGGCGCGGCGACGTACGGGCTTCGATACTGGCCCTCCTGAAGGACCGTCCGATGCACGGCTACGAGATGATCCAGGAGATCGCCGAGCGCAGCGGCGGGGCGTGGAAGCCCAGCCCGGGTTCGGTGTACCCCACCCTCCAGCTGCTGGAGGACGAGGGCCTGATCGCCAGCGAGAGCGAGGGCGGCAAGAAGCTGTTCGCGCTCACCGAGGCGGGCCGCACCGCGGCCGAGGAAGGTCCCGACGCCCCCTGGGAAGAGGCCTCGCGGGGAGTCGACTGGGAGGCTCTGAACGACATCCGGCAAGCCGGCTTCGGACTGATGGAGGCCTTCGGCCAGGTCTGGAAGACCGGCAGCAAGGAGCAGCGGGAGAAGGCGCTCGCCGTCATCGGCGACGCCCGCAAGAAGCTGTACCTGATCCTCGCCGACGAGGACTGA